The following are encoded in a window of Vigna unguiculata cultivar IT97K-499-35 chromosome 8, ASM411807v1, whole genome shotgun sequence genomic DNA:
- the LOC114194163 gene encoding beta-galactosidase 5-like, whose translation METTSVSKLLLLVFTILFLGSELIHCSVTYDRKAIIINGQRRILISGSIHYPRSTPEMWEDLIRKAKDGGLDAIDTYVFWNVHEPSPGNYNFEGRYDLVRFIKTVQRVGLYVHLRIGPYVCAEWNFGGFPVWLKYVPGISFRTDNGPFKSAMQGFTQKIVQMMKNEKLFQSQGGPIILSQIENEYGPESKQLGGAGYAYTNWAAKMAVGLNTGVPWVMCKQDDAPDPVINACNGFYCDYFSPNKPYKPTLWTESWSGWFTEFGGPIYQRPVQDLAFAVARFIQKGGSYINYYMYHGGTNFGRSAGGPFITTSYDYDAPIDEYGLIREPKYGHLMDLHKAIKQCERALVSSDPTVTSLGTYEQAHVFSSKNGACAAFLANYHSNSAARVTFNNRKYDLPPWSISILPDCKTDVFNTARVRFQTTKIQMLPSNSKLFSWETYDEDVSSLSESSKITASGLLEQLNATRDTSDYLWYITSVDISSSESFLRGGNKPSISVHSAGHAVHVFINGQFSGSAFGTSEDRSCTFNGPVNLRAGTNKIALLSVAVGLPNVGFHFETWKAGITGVLIHGLDHGQKDLTWQKWSYQIGLKGEAMNLVSPNGVSSVDWVRDSLGVRSQSQLKWHKAYFNAPDGVEPLALDLSSMGKGQVWINGQSIGRYWMVYAKGACNSCNYAGTYRPAKCQLGCGQPTQQWYHVPRSWLKPTKNLIVVLEELGGNPWKISLQKRTIHTPASSESNSKN comes from the exons ATGGAAACCACCTCAGTTTCCAAGCTTCTACTACTTGTTTTCACCATCTTGTTTCTGGGTTCTGAGTTGATTCATTGCAGTGTCACTTATGATAGGAAGGCCATTATCATCAATGGCCAAAGGAGAATCCTCATATCTGGTTCCATTCACTACCCCAGAAGCACTCCTGaa ATGTGGGAGGATCTAATTAGGAAGGCCAAAGATGGAGGCCTTGATGCCATTGACACTTATGTCTTCTGGAATGTTCATGAACCATCACCTGGCAAT TACAATTTTGAAGGGAGGTACGATCTGGTACGGTTCATTAAGACAGTGCAAAGGGTGGGGCTCTATGTCCATCTTCGGATTGGACCTTATGTGTGTGCTGAGTGGAACTTTGG AGGGTTTCCTGTTTGGTTGAAGTATGTTCCTGGTATCAGCTTCAGAACAGATAATGGCCCTTTCAAG TCTGCAATGCAAGGTTTCACTCAGAAGATAGTCCAGATGATGAAGAATGAAAAGCTATTTCAGTCTCAGGGTGGTCCAATCATTCTTTCTCAG ATTGAAAATGAGTATGGACCAGAAAGCAAGCAATTGGGAGGTGCTGGTTATGCATACACAAACTGGGCTGCAAAAATGGCTGTTGGATTGAACACAGGAGTCCCCTGGGTGATGTGCAAGCAAGATGATGCCCCAGATCCTGTG ATAAATGCCTGTAATGGTTTTTACTGTGATTATTTCTCTCCAAATAAACCATACAAGCCTACCCTTTGGACTGAATCTTGGAGTGGCTG GTTTACAGAGTTTGGTGGTCCAATTTACCAGCGACCAGTGCAGGATCTAGCTTTTGCAGTTGCTCGTTTCATTCAAAAGGGTGGCTCATACATCAATTATTACATG TACCATGGAGGAACTAATTTTGGAAGATCAGCTGGAGGGCCATTCATTACCACAAGCTATGACTATGATGCTCCAATTGATGAATATG gTTTGATCAGGGAACCTAAATATGGTCATTTGATGGACCTTCATAAAGCTATTAAGCAATGTGAACGTGCTTTGGTTTCTTCAGACCCCACTGTCACATCATTAGGCACGTATGAACAG GCTCATGTGTTCTCTTCAAAAAATGGAGCATGTGCGGCTTTTCTGGCAAACTACCATTCCAATTCTGCTGCAAGAGTGACCTTCAATAACAGGAAATATGATTTGCCTCCTTGGTCCATAAGCATCCTCCCAGATTGCAAAACAGATGTTTTCAACACTGCAAGA GTGAGGTTTCAAACTACAAAGATACAAATGTTGCCTAGCAACTCTAAGTTGTTCTCATGGGAGACGTATGATGAAGATGTATCTTCACTATCAGAAAGTTCAAAGATCACAGCTTCTGGACTATTAGAACAGCTGAATGCCACCAGAGACACCAGTGACTATCTATGGTATATAACCAG CGTTGACATTAGTTCATCAGAATCATTTCTTAGAGGGGGGAACAAGCCCAGCATCAGTGTGCATTCTGCAGGCCATGCTGTCCATGTGTTTATCAACGGTCAATTTTCAG GCTCAGCTTTTGGGACAAGTGAAGACAGAAGTTGCACATTCAATGGCCCTGTCAACCTACGTGCTGGAACCAATAAGATAGCACTTCTCAGTGTAGCTGTTGGATTACCC AATGTTGGATTCCATTTTGAAACATGGAAAGCTGGGATCACAGGTGTTTTGATTCATGGGCTTGACCATGGACAGAAAGATTTGACATGGCAGAAATGGTCATACCAG ATTGGCCTAAAAGGAGAGGCTATGAATTTGGTGTCTCCAAATGGGGTTTCATCtgttgattgggtgagagactCACTTGGTGTCCGAAGCCAGTCACAGTTGAAATGGCACAAG GCTTATTTCAACGCACCAGATGGAGTTGAACCATTGGCCTTGGACCTTAGCAGCATGGGAAAGGGTCAGGTATGGATCAATGGACAAAGCATAGGAAGATATTGGATGGTTTATGCAAAgggtgcttgtaattcttgcaACTATGCTGGGACATACCGGCCTGCAAAATGCCAACTAGGTTGTGGACAACCTACGCAACAATG